A genomic region of Bradyrhizobium sp. ORS 278 contains the following coding sequences:
- a CDS encoding ABC transporter substrate-binding protein, producing the protein MLKRVLLGMVIGCGLSAAHAEEPKIGGVVNAVIQPEPPGLMLAMVQNGPTQMVSGNIFEGLLRYSPKLEPLPGLAESWTISPDAKAYTFKLKPGVTWHDGKPFTSADVLFSIEMLKQTHARARNNLVMVEKVEAPDDLTVVFTLKEPFGPFIGIFEVGSLPMVPKHLYEGTDYKTNPNNNAPIGTGPFMFKEWQKGSFIRMVKNPNYHEKGKPYLDEVYWQIIPDAAARAVAFETGKVDVLPGGSIENFDVPRVSKLPGACVTGAGWEFFSPLSWMWLNLRNPILANKKVRQAIMYAIDRDFAKDVIWNGLGKVATGPSASTIKFYTDDVPKYSYDPAKAKALLKEAGYKGEKIRMLPLAYGETWQRWGEAVKQNLQDVGMTIETIATDVPGGNQKIMEWDYDLAFTYLYQYGDPALGVSRNYITSAIAKGQLFNNVEGYSNPEVDKLFAEGATAPTDAKRKEAYDKVQKILVEDVPVAWLLELQFPTITKCKVKNLITTGVGVNDGFRDAWLDK; encoded by the coding sequence ATGTTGAAGCGGGTGTTGTTGGGGATGGTCATCGGCTGCGGATTGTCCGCAGCTCATGCGGAGGAGCCGAAGATCGGCGGCGTCGTGAACGCCGTCATCCAGCCGGAGCCGCCGGGGTTGATGCTGGCAATGGTCCAGAACGGTCCGACCCAGATGGTGTCCGGCAACATTTTCGAAGGTCTGCTGCGCTACAGCCCGAAGCTCGAGCCGCTGCCCGGCCTCGCCGAGAGCTGGACGATCAGCCCCGACGCCAAGGCCTATACGTTCAAGCTGAAGCCCGGCGTGACCTGGCACGACGGCAAGCCGTTCACCTCGGCCGACGTGCTGTTCTCGATCGAGATGCTGAAGCAGACGCATGCGCGCGCCCGCAACAACCTGGTCATGGTCGAGAAGGTCGAGGCGCCCGATGATCTCACCGTGGTGTTCACCTTGAAGGAGCCGTTCGGTCCGTTCATCGGCATCTTCGAGGTCGGCTCGCTGCCGATGGTGCCGAAGCATCTCTACGAGGGCACCGACTACAAGACCAATCCGAACAACAACGCGCCCATCGGTACCGGCCCCTTCATGTTCAAGGAATGGCAGAAGGGCTCGTTCATCCGCATGGTGAAAAACCCGAACTACCATGAGAAGGGAAAGCCCTATCTCGACGAGGTCTACTGGCAGATCATTCCAGATGCGGCAGCGCGCGCCGTGGCCTTCGAGACCGGCAAGGTCGACGTGCTGCCCGGCGGCTCGATCGAGAATTTCGACGTGCCGCGCGTCTCCAAGCTGCCGGGCGCATGCGTCACCGGCGCTGGCTGGGAATTTTTCTCGCCGCTCTCCTGGATGTGGTTGAACCTGCGCAACCCGATTCTCGCCAACAAGAAAGTCCGGCAGGCGATCATGTACGCCATCGATCGCGACTTCGCCAAGGACGTGATCTGGAACGGGCTCGGCAAGGTGGCGACAGGCCCGTCGGCCTCGACCATCAAGTTCTACACCGATGACGTACCGAAGTACTCCTATGATCCCGCCAAGGCCAAGGCGCTGCTGAAGGAGGCCGGCTACAAGGGCGAGAAGATCCGCATGCTGCCGCTGGCCTATGGCGAGACTTGGCAGCGCTGGGGCGAGGCCGTGAAGCAGAACCTCCAGGACGTCGGCATGACGATCGAGACGATCGCCACCGACGTGCCCGGCGGCAATCAGAAGATCATGGAGTGGGACTACGACCTCGCCTTCACCTATCTCTATCAGTATGGTGATCCCGCGCTCGGTGTCTCGCGCAACTACATCACCTCGGCCATCGCCAAGGGCCAGCTGTTCAACAATGTCGAGGGCTATTCGAACCCCGAGGTCGACAAGCTGTTCGCCGAAGGCGCGACGGCACCGACCGATGCCAAGCGCAAGGAGGCCTACGACAAGGTGCAGAAGATCCTCGTCGAGGACGTGCCGGTGGCCTGGCTGTTGGAGCTGCAGTTCCCGACCATCACCAAATGCAAGGTCAAGAACCTGATCACGACCGGCGTCGGCGTCAACGACGGCTTCCGCGACGCCTGGCTCGACAAATGA